Proteins from one Actinomycetes bacterium genomic window:
- a CDS encoding alpha/beta-hydrolase family protein, whose amino-acid sequence MAITTELDVSARSGLLLAAYAAGRSTEPNLLTRGTPDQAIITGVAAASSYGWGVSVGSLLRSVADRVPIPSRLAAPLVNATAAAAGLAAQRALDERGSESAKSAVARLAASGVAAAASAGVVADVLEWVRGRRGGRVLAFGAMAATGIAAWSRTRPGRATFGSQLPDGEYFEDTTRELSVVKTGALGATTAVLLFGAAHGESALASAVAKSAARVLGGSPDDHRTIGRIGATATSFGLSWLAVSGVTTKLTGVGTELDTTDVDPPTLSEVTGSPASGIAWEKQSREGARWLSEVLLADGISAVMSEPAKQPIRVYASLPVADSPEERAQLLLDELDRTRAFERKYVALFSPTGSGYVNYVASETFEYLARGDCASMAIAYSVLPSALSLTRTDLGTRQTQMVVAGVTERLLALPAERRPKFFIFGESLGCKVSEEMFSGASDVSLRGAGIEAGVWVGTPAFTKWRQRVWGGRPQSQPPGVEPGAIYAPRAVSDWHELADDERAKVKYLLLQNGDDPVPKFEAPLLWRRPDWLGPTESRPPGAPTGTSWLPVVTFVATFTDLLNALTPTPGTFQEGGHDYRLEIPAAIQQVWGLPATAEQMTRINDALRERELAWELKRDWEDASHKQQDKVAAAEAKVAKEAAKWTKNSADQLTEQQIQDLIDRGIEPGTE is encoded by the coding sequence ATGGCAATCACTACCGAACTTGATGTCTCGGCACGGTCGGGCCTGCTGCTAGCCGCCTACGCTGCCGGTCGCTCAACCGAGCCCAATCTGCTGACCCGCGGCACCCCAGATCAGGCGATCATCACTGGCGTCGCCGCCGCTAGTAGTTACGGCTGGGGAGTATCCGTCGGATCGCTGCTGCGGTCGGTGGCTGATCGAGTGCCGATTCCCAGCCGATTGGCAGCTCCGCTGGTGAATGCGACGGCGGCGGCAGCTGGTCTCGCCGCGCAGCGCGCTCTCGACGAGCGGGGGAGCGAATCCGCCAAGTCTGCCGTCGCGCGGCTAGCGGCCTCCGGGGTGGCGGCAGCAGCCAGCGCAGGAGTTGTCGCTGATGTGCTGGAGTGGGTACGCGGTCGCCGGGGCGGCAGGGTGCTAGCTTTTGGCGCGATGGCCGCAACCGGTATTGCCGCCTGGTCCCGCACCAGACCCGGTCGAGCCACCTTCGGATCGCAATTGCCCGATGGCGAGTACTTCGAAGACACCACCCGAGAGTTGAGTGTCGTCAAGACCGGGGCCCTAGGTGCCACCACCGCCGTACTGCTGTTCGGCGCCGCCCACGGTGAATCCGCACTTGCCAGTGCTGTCGCCAAGAGCGCGGCGCGAGTCCTCGGTGGTTCGCCGGATGACCACCGCACGATTGGCCGCATCGGCGCTACCGCCACCAGTTTCGGTCTGAGCTGGCTAGCAGTCAGCGGGGTAACGACCAAGCTAACTGGCGTGGGCACCGAGTTGGACACCACCGACGTCGACCCACCCACCCTGTCAGAGGTGACTGGCAGCCCAGCATCTGGCATCGCCTGGGAGAAGCAGAGTCGAGAAGGCGCCCGGTGGCTCAGTGAGGTGCTGTTGGCTGACGGGATTTCGGCCGTTATGTCTGAACCCGCGAAGCAACCAATCCGGGTCTACGCTTCACTGCCGGTCGCGGACAGCCCGGAGGAACGTGCGCAACTCTTGCTCGATGAACTCGACCGGACTAGGGCCTTTGAGCGTAAGTACGTGGCGCTGTTCTCGCCCACCGGGTCTGGCTACGTCAACTACGTGGCCAGTGAAACGTTTGAGTACCTGGCGCGAGGGGACTGCGCCAGCATGGCGATCGCCTATTCGGTGTTGCCGTCGGCGCTGTCGTTGACTCGGACTGATTTAGGTACCCGACAGACCCAGATGGTGGTAGCTGGGGTGACCGAGCGCTTGCTGGCGCTGCCGGCGGAACGACGGCCGAAGTTCTTCATTTTCGGTGAGAGCCTCGGCTGCAAGGTGAGCGAGGAAATGTTTTCCGGCGCCAGCGACGTATCTTTGCGCGGTGCTGGTATCGAGGCCGGTGTCTGGGTGGGAACACCCGCGTTCACTAAATGGCGACAACGCGTGTGGGGTGGCCGACCGCAAAGTCAGCCACCCGGAGTCGAACCCGGCGCAATCTACGCACCGCGCGCAGTGTCGGACTGGCACGAGTTGGCCGATGATGAGCGGGCGAAGGTGAAGTATCTATTGCTGCAAAACGGCGACGACCCGGTCCCCAAGTTCGAGGCACCGCTGCTGTGGCGGCGGCCGGACTGGTTGGGGCCGACCGAGTCTCGGCCACCGGGAGCGCCGACCGGGACTAGTTGGCTACCGGTGGTGACCTTCGTTGCCACGTTCACCGATCTGTTGAACGCGCTGACCCCAACACCGGGCACCTTCCAGGAGGGCGGCCACGACTATCGACTGGAGATTCCGGCGGCGATCCAACAGGTGTGGGGGCTACCGGCGACTGCTGAGCAAATGACGCGCATCAACGATGCGTTGCGTGAGCGAGAGTTGGCGTGGGAGTTAAAGCGGGACTGGGAAGATGCTTCGCACAAGCAGCAGGACAAGGTCGCCGCTGCTGAAGCCAAGGTCGCCAAGGAAGCGGCGAAGTGGACGAAGAATTCAGCGGATCAACTCACCGAACAGCAGATCCAAGATCTCATCGATCGAGGCATTGAGCCTGGGACCGAGTAG
- a CDS encoding succinate dehydrogenase iron-sulfur subunit: MATATATPTAVPETVAPQAFDVTLRIRRFDPDTSDTYFWQEFTVSVYPTDRILDCLHKIKWEQDGTLTFRRSCGHGICGSDAMRINGKNRLACKTLVKDLKTKKAITIEPIKGLEVEKDLIVDMEPFMAAYRKVKPFLIPSDPDPTRERVQSAEERAAFDDTTKCILCAACTTSCPVFWTDEQYFGPAAIVNAHRFIFDSRDGAADQRLQILNQSEGAWRCRTTFNCTDACPRGIEVTTAIQQVKRAMMYGTEDAD, translated from the coding sequence ATGGCAACCGCAACCGCCACCCCGACCGCTGTACCGGAGACCGTCGCGCCACAGGCGTTCGATGTCACGTTGCGCATCCGCCGGTTCGATCCCGATACCAGCGACACCTACTTCTGGCAGGAGTTCACGGTCTCGGTCTACCCGACGGATCGCATCCTTGATTGCTTGCACAAGATCAAGTGGGAGCAGGACGGCACGTTGACCTTCCGGCGCTCCTGTGGCCACGGCATTTGCGGCTCCGATGCAATGCGGATCAACGGTAAGAATCGGCTGGCCTGTAAGACCCTGGTCAAAGACCTGAAGACCAAAAAAGCCATCACGATAGAGCCGATTAAGGGCCTCGAAGTCGAGAAGGATCTGATCGTCGACATGGAGCCGTTCATGGCGGCCTACAGGAAGGTCAAGCCCTTCCTGATTCCCAGTGACCCGGACCCAACTCGGGAGCGCGTCCAGTCAGCCGAGGAACGCGCCGCTTTCGACGACACCACCAAGTGCATCCTATGTGCGGCCTGTACGACATCCTGTCCGGTGTTTTGGACCGATGAGCAATACTTCGGCCCGGCTGCGATCGTCAACGCTCACCGTTTCATCTTCGACAGCCGAGACGGTGCTGCCGACCAACGCCTGCAGATTCTGAACCAGTCCGAAGGGGCGTGGCGCTGCCGCACCACATTCAACTGCACCGATGCCTGTCCTCGCGGCATCGAGGTGACCACCGCGATTCAGCAGGTCAAGCGGGCCATGATGTACGGCACCGAGGACGCAGACTAG